Genomic DNA from Desulfonema ishimotonii:
TTTCTTTTTCCATGTAGGTGGTTGCCAGCACTTTTCGGAGGTTTTCGTGGTTCAGTTTTTTCATCCGTTTTTTCCTTCGTCCTGGGCGAAACCGGTCAGAAGTCTGTGCAGCTTTTTCCGGGAGCGAAACGTGCGAATCTTCACATTGGCAACGCTCCACCCCAGGAGTTTGGCGGCCTCTTTGCCGGAAAACCCTTCCAGGTAGACCAGCTCCAGCACCATCCTGTCCTCGGCAGACAACTGGCCCAGCGCCCAGTCCAGCACCTCTCTCGCCTCTGTCTGCCGCCCCAGTGCTTCAAAGGACTGGCCCGACTGGTCCGATATGACCTTGTCCAGCCAGTCCTGCTGGGCTTCACTCAGCGCACTCATGGGCAGCTCCCGTGACCGGTACCGCTTCCGCCAGAAGTCGTAACAGGTTCTGATGGCAATGGAAGAGAGCCAGCTTTTGAAGCTGCTCTTTTTTTTAAAGGATGGCAGAGACCGGTAGGCACGGATAAAGACTTCCTGAGCCGTTTCCTCGACCTGTTCGTAAGGCAGATGTTTTTTCAGGATCACCGATACCAGATGCTCGTACTTTTTGAGAAGCACTTCAAAGGCGTTGGCATCACCGGCGATGATCTGATCAATAACGGCCTCATCGCCGGAGGGATCTGGATTATTTTTCATTCTGACCGTATTTATTTTTAACCCGGGTCCGGTCCGGGAGAAAAGATCTCCCGGACCTGCGGTGTATGACATCTTATTCGCTTGTATCTGATTCCCCGGTGTCACTCGGGATCAGGCTGTCCACCCATTCCACAAATTCAGCCCACTTTTCCGCGTGCCGTTCTTTCATTTTTCCGGTCCGTTCTGCGCGTCTGGCCTGCCGGGCCGCCATTTTTTCGATCTGCTCCGGCGTCAGCACGTCCGTTCTGATCTGGTTCATCATGGTAAAGCGGAGGACCACAAGCTCCTCTCTGGCGGATGCGACCTGGCTGAATGCGGCCCGGACCGCCTCTTCCGTCGGGCTGTCACCGTGAATGACACCGGCCATGTTCTCTCTGGCAGCCATCACCGCGTCCATCCGGGTTTTGATCGTGTCCAGATTGGCCTTGAGAATGGTGCCGACCGCCGCTTTCTGCTCATCGGAAAGGTCAAGCGCCCGGACAAAATTTTTGCCGATAAAGCCGTGTCCGTGTCCGCCGAAGCCCATGTCGCCCCGGTGGCCTCTCCCATGTCCTGCCATTGCCGTTGCCGTACCTGCCAGAATCATGGCAAGCGCCATCAGTATTGTCAATGCTCTGTTCTGTTTCATGGCCTGCTCCTTAAATATGGGGTTATATAAACTGACGTTGTCGGAATGTTGTCTGCTTTGCAAGAGCGCCCTTACACTGAGTATCGTCGTGGCCCTGTCAGAAATGGTTACACGGCGGCATAAAAAAACACCGGTCGCAGTGTGATATCTGAGAATCGCTGTTAACACATTTTTATAATTCCAATCCAATGATCTGATTTAAAAAGTAAAAACATCTGTTTCATCCGACCGTTTTTATGTGGGAAATTCTGTAAATCCCCGCCCCGAAAGGCTTTGCGGGGAGTTTCAGTTTCAAAACGCCCGATTGGGGCGAAACGGCGGTTCCGGGAACCTCCGACTCCCGGAAAAGAGCCTGCGGAACCGCAATTTTCGCCCTGTTCCGGCAGGAAAAAAACAGAATCGTTTTGCAGGGACACAACATGCTGAAATTGCGCTGCATAAAGCTGAAGTGCCCGTCAGACTCCTGTCAGATGGGGACTGACACGGATTTCCGACAAAAAATGTCTGAATGAAATGCCTTGAAAATCCTTACGGATCAGGGTGTTATGAAAAAAATCATAAAAATGTGTTAAAAAAAGGTGCGGAAGTGTTTCCGGGGAAAACAGAATCGGGGCCTCGTCGTTCGGCGGTTTGCCCGCTGACGCCATTTCGCAGACGTGAAGATGTTAAAAAAAGTTGCCGAAAGCGGCGCTGCTAACATAAATATAATCTATTCCTAACATCGTTTTCACACCTGCCCTGTATCAGAATTCGGATTGCAGCAGAGGGGCGTATGGCTTTTGGGGTAGTGGGTCAGATTTGTTGATAAACTGCACGTAAATTCAAAGATTTGACCACTATTGTTTTTTTTGAACCGGGAATAAAACCAAAAATAGAAAGGAGTCGGGATGAAACGCTGTATTATGCGTCTGGCCGCAACTTTTATGATCGTTCTTTACCTGACCGGGGCAGCGATGGCGATTGACAAAAAAATTGTTATTGCGCACAGAGGGGCATGCGGATATCTGCCGGAACACAGTCTGGCTGCAAAGGCAATGGCCTATGGGATGGGGGCGGATTACATCGAGCAGGATCTTGTGATGACAATGGATAACCGGCTGGTTGTCCTCCATGACCATTATCTGGACAGAGTGACCAATGTGGCCGAAATCTACCCGGACCGGAAGAGAGATGACGGCAGATATTACGTGATCGATTTTACGCTGGACGAGATCCGGCAGCTTGAGATGACCGAAGGGTTTACGGTAAAGGACGGCAAAACCGTTGCCAACTTCC
This window encodes:
- a CDS encoding RNA polymerase sigma factor is translated as MKNNPDPSGDEAVIDQIIAGDANAFEVLLKKYEHLVSVILKKHLPYEQVEETAQEVFIRAYRSLPSFKKKSSFKSWLSSIAIRTCYDFWRKRYRSRELPMSALSEAQQDWLDKVISDQSGQSFEALGRQTEAREVLDWALGQLSAEDRMVLELVYLEGFSGKEAAKLLGWSVANVKIRTFRSRKKLHRLLTGFAQDEGKNG
- a CDS encoding Spy/CpxP family protein refolding chaperone, which translates into the protein MKQNRALTILMALAMILAGTATAMAGHGRGHRGDMGFGGHGHGFIGKNFVRALDLSDEQKAAVGTILKANLDTIKTRMDAVMAARENMAGVIHGDSPTEEAVRAAFSQVASAREELVVLRFTMMNQIRTDVLTPEQIEKMAARQARRAERTGKMKERHAEKWAEFVEWVDSLIPSDTGESDTSE